The following proteins come from a genomic window of Gynuella sunshinyii YC6258:
- a CDS encoding RDD family protein, producing MSAWTVLGIEPTDDARAIKLAYSSALKKCRPDEDPDGFQALHRAYKTLSRQVGKSSAVKAASQVEDDPVPADTSSAVVPTPENVAAVITAARVEDDADSWAPEADQPVVILSPVFDDVETTQQVAHIEVQTLVDELYELLCQFAEAGFERSLQRLAYQALDLTLLEQRRFTVETFECLLRLERKVPVVYRNLFDSEALYTLLQQMNWLQQRTLLEQECDLNETDRQLTLIQEYLKKHQRGLLRDQRERKARQRQQAAEAIQQQAMEFNKQKAAMANRCLAYLLDLMLVNLGAVLFAGLLTFNVPERSLGTMVLMELAGYFTYFIFFEYQYGCTPMKRLLRMTVINRAGGNPGFWHIVWRTFSLFLSFITLKLFFIHLYFWWSKKGALHDTFSRTYVIKRARS from the coding sequence ATGTCAGCCTGGACCGTTCTGGGAATAGAACCTACCGATGATGCCAGAGCCATCAAGCTTGCTTACTCGTCGGCGCTGAAAAAATGCCGACCTGATGAGGATCCTGATGGCTTTCAGGCCCTGCACCGGGCTTATAAAACCCTGAGTCGTCAGGTTGGCAAATCATCCGCCGTTAAAGCAGCCAGTCAGGTAGAGGATGATCCGGTACCAGCTGATACCTCGTCTGCTGTTGTGCCGACGCCTGAAAACGTTGCTGCCGTTATTACTGCTGCCAGGGTTGAGGATGATGCCGATTCGTGGGCTCCTGAAGCTGATCAGCCGGTTGTGATCCTGTCGCCCGTATTTGATGATGTCGAAACCACACAGCAGGTAGCACACATTGAAGTACAGACGCTGGTGGATGAACTGTATGAATTACTTTGCCAGTTTGCTGAAGCGGGTTTTGAGCGCTCCCTACAGCGACTGGCATATCAGGCACTTGATCTGACTTTGTTGGAACAACGGCGCTTTACTGTCGAAACGTTTGAATGTCTGCTGCGGTTGGAGCGGAAAGTACCGGTGGTATACCGGAACCTGTTTGACAGCGAGGCGTTGTATACGTTGTTGCAGCAGATGAACTGGTTACAGCAGCGGACATTGCTGGAGCAGGAATGTGATCTGAATGAGACTGATCGACAGCTGACACTGATCCAGGAGTATCTTAAAAAGCATCAACGTGGCCTGCTTCGTGATCAGCGTGAACGGAAAGCGCGGCAGCGTCAACAGGCGGCTGAGGCCATTCAGCAGCAGGCGATGGAGTTCAACAAGCAGAAAGCTGCTATGGCTAATCGTTGTCTGGCCTACCTGCTGGATCTCATGCTTGTCAATCTGGGTGCGGTATTATTTGCCGGATTGCTGACCTTCAATGTTCCGGAAAGGTCTTTGGGAACAATGGTGCTGATGGAACTGGCCGGCTATTTCACCTACTTTATTTTCTTCGAGTATCAATACGGCTGTACTCCCATGAAACGCCTGTTAAGGATGACAGTTATCAACCGTGCGGGCGGGAATCCAGGGTTCTGGCATATCGTATGGCGTACTTTCAGTCTGTTTCTATCGTTTATCACGCTCAAGTTGTTTTTTATCCATTTGTATTTCTGGTGGTCTAAAAAAGGAGCCTTGCACGATACTTTCAGTCGGACTTATGTGATTAAACGGGCTCGTTCATAA
- a CDS encoding SLC13 family permease, protein MSVSQKSTLSSFLSHPGFRKLVFIVILTATVALVTGLYLSVAMTMAATLTVFCIAMWATSVMPEYWTSLLFFLVAIVLHMAPVQTVFSGFYSSPFWLLFSGMVLGAAIRHTRLDQRVARQFSGMLGQRYRSVIGSIVILALLLAFVMPSAMGRIVLIVPIVLALADHLGYGSGSKGRTGMVLAASLGTFLPAFSILPSNTPNMILAAMVENLHGLQISYWDYLLLHFPVLGVFKAILLVMLILWLYPDRDPLLPQAGNAVEVTPLTPPERKLIIVLGLSLLLWLTDAIHHVSPGWIGLAAALYCLAPISGLTKAKCLNTEINFASLFFVAGIIGLGAVISASGLGEILVRNLSGHAHFASDRPLWNIGALTVISTIVAMVTNLPGIPAVMTPLASDLASLTGLPLTTVLMTQVLAFSNVFMPYQAPPLITAMSVGNLPMRVVTSMCVTLFVIGIVIVAPLDLLWWHILGLF, encoded by the coding sequence ATGTCTGTCAGTCAAAAAAGCACTCTATCGTCATTCTTGTCTCATCCGGGCTTTCGCAAGCTTGTGTTCATAGTGATATTAACCGCGACGGTTGCTTTGGTTACCGGGCTTTATCTTTCCGTTGCGATGACTATGGCCGCGACATTGACGGTGTTTTGCATTGCCATGTGGGCGACTTCGGTAATGCCGGAGTATTGGACATCGCTGTTGTTTTTCCTGGTGGCGATCGTGCTACATATGGCGCCGGTACAGACGGTATTTTCCGGCTTTTATTCTTCGCCGTTCTGGTTGTTGTTCAGTGGCATGGTGTTGGGGGCAGCTATTCGCCATACCCGGCTGGACCAACGGGTTGCCAGACAGTTTTCCGGCATGCTTGGTCAACGTTATCGCAGTGTTATTGGTAGTATCGTGATATTGGCTCTGTTGCTGGCGTTTGTTATGCCATCGGCCATGGGGCGTATCGTACTGATTGTGCCAATTGTTCTCGCCCTGGCTGATCATCTGGGTTACGGGTCGGGCTCCAAGGGACGTACGGGAATGGTGCTGGCGGCATCTCTGGGAACCTTTTTGCCGGCATTTTCTATTTTGCCGTCCAATACACCTAATATGATTCTGGCGGCCATGGTTGAGAATCTGCATGGGTTACAAATCAGTTATTGGGATTATCTTTTACTGCATTTCCCTGTTCTTGGAGTGTTCAAGGCCATACTACTGGTGATGTTGATCCTGTGGCTGTATCCGGACCGTGATCCTTTGCTGCCACAGGCGGGCAATGCTGTCGAAGTAACGCCACTAACACCCCCGGAACGAAAACTGATAATCGTGCTGGGGCTCAGTTTGCTGCTTTGGCTGACTGATGCGATTCATCATGTATCACCCGGTTGGATAGGGTTAGCTGCGGCACTGTATTGTCTGGCGCCAATTTCCGGACTGACCAAGGCAAAATGCCTGAATACTGAAATTAACTTTGCTTCGTTATTTTTTGTTGCCGGAATCATCGGTTTGGGAGCGGTTATTTCTGCCAGCGGGCTTGGCGAGATCCTGGTGAGAAATCTGAGTGGTCATGCTCATTTTGCCAGTGACCGGCCATTGTGGAATATAGGTGCTTTGACAGTCATTTCCACAATAGTCGCCATGGTCACCAATTTGCCAGGTATTCCGGCCGTTATGACACCGTTGGCGTCAGATCTTGCCAGTCTGACGGGTTTACCGTTGACCACAGTGTTGATGACCCAGGTGTTGGCATTTTCCAACGTATTCATGCCTTACCAGGCGCCCCCTCTGATCACTGCCATGTCGGTTGGAAATCTTCCAATGCGTGTCGTGACCAGCATGTGTGTGACTCTGTTTGTGATCGGTATTGTGATCGTGGCACCGTTGGATCTGCTGTGGTGGCATATACTGGGGTTATTCTGA
- a CDS encoding LysR family transcriptional regulator, whose translation MEIHQLKTFMTVAREGSISRAAETLCLSQPAVSAHIKAIEDTFGLILFERTPRGMSLTREGEQLLRKTEQTLGAHQDLLTEAARLKGRLNGKLHIGNSSTASTEALGRLMIALSERCPEVELVVQHGNTAELLKGIRNGSLDAGFYNDSHLPDEDISSLEVGRFSIFLAAPPGLVDTSEPVDWQALAQLPWICPTVQSCCKQAADHLFEAHNIRPQRIISIDREAVTRTLIGGGVGVGLLHADSAREAQLRGEIEIICEAQKHVRVLFAHTRKRVHDPLLMMARSILQTEHG comes from the coding sequence ATGGAAATTCATCAACTCAAGACGTTTATGACGGTTGCTCGTGAGGGCAGTATTTCCCGGGCCGCGGAAACGCTTTGTCTCAGTCAGCCTGCCGTGAGTGCGCATATCAAAGCCATTGAGGATACGTTCGGACTGATCCTGTTTGAGCGGACGCCACGTGGCATGAGTCTGACCCGAGAGGGGGAGCAGTTGTTGCGAAAGACTGAACAGACCCTGGGGGCGCATCAGGACCTGCTCACAGAGGCCGCCCGTTTAAAGGGACGGCTTAACGGCAAACTGCACATCGGTAATTCCAGTACGGCCAGCACAGAAGCATTGGGGCGGTTGATGATCGCGTTGTCAGAACGGTGCCCGGAAGTGGAGCTGGTGGTACAACATGGCAATACCGCAGAACTGCTAAAAGGGATTCGCAACGGCAGCCTGGACGCTGGTTTCTACAATGACAGCCATTTGCCAGATGAAGATATCAGCAGTCTGGAAGTGGGGCGGTTTAGTATTTTTCTGGCAGCACCTCCGGGGCTGGTGGACACTTCCGAGCCGGTCGATTGGCAGGCGCTGGCGCAGTTACCCTGGATTTGCCCAACGGTCCAAAGCTGTTGTAAGCAAGCGGCAGATCACCTGTTCGAAGCACATAACATTCGCCCACAACGGATTATCAGTATTGACCGTGAAGCGGTTACCCGAACTCTGATCGGAGGGGGTGTTGGGGTTGGTTTGCTCCATGCGGATAGCGCCAGAGAGGCACAGCTGAGGGGTGAGATTGAAATTATTTGTGAGGCACAAAAGCATGTCAGGGTTTTATTCGCCCATACCCGCAAGCGTGTGCATGATCCGTTGCTGATGATGGCCAGGTCGATTCTGCAGACTGAGCATGGCTGA
- a CDS encoding S8 family serine peptidase has protein sequence MLNKKQPPLIRKVPVLLALAIGFGSLAPQSFADIKVVDKSRPASRDVIEKTIDASSGSASTFSRAFAVPMERYIISGIAPSIARYRGGIDGYDATSTEGKTKLNVKSSTAQAYRGYLENSQEELIANIEKTLGRSVTRVQTLQTAVNAVVIELTSAEAQKISILKDIKSIQKDQLHQLESNDSILDGYAQPSQDNSNWVYLTAATLLLTLALIFWAYRSGRFSKTHARLASMLAVLGLAGCYWEGGFAWINAPQVWKGVGQMKGTMGEGVIVGIIDTGINPTSDSFAARGGDGYKVANPLDSYVGVCNPSETVYDATFPCNDKLIGAWGHPTVHDGSPRDKEGHGSHTAGTSAGNIVFNATVKAPSGYTITKDIAGVAPHANIIAYNVCDENGCYTSAILFAIDRAIQDGVDVINYSIGGGADDPWVNQTSLAYLTAMDAGIFVATSAGNSGPAPETLGSPADAPWITAVASSSHNYMYKSALVDLTGGDTTPPADIIGQAMSEGYGPAVILDATDYGNPLCLEDQFTAKFDGEIVLCDAGEIARVEKGQNVAKNGGGALILTRPNTTPDGTGYWEADTHYIPAVHIMYTDAAKLREWLSTGKEHMGTISGTTPVIANEYADVLAYFSSKGSNPSLSSIIKPNITAPGRAIFAAYNEDYSDLEQDYNIIQGTSMSSPHIAGSGALMKALHPDWTPMQIQSALMTTANTMHYKEDGVTIADPFDVGAGRVDLAIAARAALVLDETASNFLEADPYINGDPATLNLASLGQGSCVVNCSWTRTVTNVSHKTTRWKATLKDGVTVTPSSFSLNPGESIELSFMVDVSDVPAGDWQFTQVGIKSLTHGIPDVHFPLAALSSLSNLPAAVEITTAVEADVTSLEGLKAVEITAADINVIGLTKSEATSAALISDPTSGNPFDGYETAEDGAFFFTVDIPNGAARFVAEITASESGDMDLFVGLGDTPSQATMIASSATGYALEYISLSEVPATTLWVLVQNWEAGHTDPSAVTVHTAVVEDMDQGNMTVTIPTSVPAGEEFAADIAFNLPGSVAGDRYYGAFSIGTDSSTPGNLGTITVDLVRE, from the coding sequence ATGCTCAATAAAAAACAACCGCCACTGATCCGTAAAGTGCCAGTGCTACTCGCACTGGCCATCGGATTTGGAAGCCTGGCGCCACAGTCGTTTGCTGACATCAAGGTGGTCGATAAATCCAGACCCGCAAGTCGCGATGTTATCGAAAAAACGATCGATGCCAGTTCCGGCTCCGCTTCCACGTTCTCCCGGGCATTTGCGGTACCGATGGAGCGCTATATTATTTCCGGTATTGCGCCTTCTATCGCCCGCTACCGCGGAGGTATCGATGGTTATGACGCCACCAGCACCGAAGGCAAAACCAAGCTGAATGTAAAATCCTCAACGGCCCAGGCTTATCGAGGATATCTGGAAAACAGCCAGGAAGAGTTAATTGCCAATATCGAAAAAACACTGGGCCGCAGTGTAACACGAGTTCAAACCCTGCAAACGGCCGTCAACGCAGTAGTGATTGAATTAACGTCTGCCGAAGCACAGAAAATTTCAATACTGAAAGATATCAAGAGCATACAAAAAGATCAGTTGCATCAACTGGAATCCAACGACAGCATACTGGATGGTTATGCTCAACCGAGTCAGGATAACTCCAACTGGGTTTACCTGACAGCTGCCACTTTGCTATTAACCCTGGCGCTGATTTTCTGGGCCTACCGTTCAGGCAGATTCAGTAAAACCCATGCCCGCCTGGCGTCAATGCTTGCAGTACTGGGGCTGGCTGGCTGTTACTGGGAGGGTGGTTTTGCCTGGATCAACGCACCGCAGGTGTGGAAAGGCGTAGGCCAAATGAAAGGCACCATGGGGGAAGGCGTTATCGTCGGCATTATCGATACCGGTATTAATCCGACCAGTGATTCGTTTGCCGCCCGCGGTGGCGACGGCTACAAAGTCGCTAACCCTCTGGATTCGTATGTCGGTGTATGTAACCCCAGTGAAACGGTTTATGACGCCACATTCCCCTGTAATGACAAGCTGATCGGAGCCTGGGGACACCCGACAGTTCACGATGGCAGCCCAAGAGATAAGGAAGGTCACGGTTCTCATACTGCAGGTACCAGCGCCGGAAACATTGTATTTAATGCAACCGTTAAAGCACCTTCTGGTTACACCATCACCAAAGATATCGCTGGCGTAGCTCCTCATGCCAACATCATCGCTTACAACGTCTGTGATGAAAATGGCTGCTATACTTCAGCCATTCTCTTCGCCATTGATCGCGCTATCCAGGATGGCGTCGATGTCATCAACTATTCCATCGGTGGTGGTGCCGATGATCCCTGGGTCAACCAAACCTCTCTGGCTTATCTGACTGCAATGGATGCCGGTATCTTTGTTGCCACTTCTGCGGGTAACAGCGGCCCAGCCCCTGAAACCCTGGGTTCTCCGGCCGACGCTCCCTGGATCACTGCAGTTGCGTCCAGCTCGCATAACTACATGTACAAAAGTGCCCTGGTTGACCTGACCGGTGGAGACACCACTCCCCCAGCGGATATCATCGGTCAGGCAATGTCTGAAGGTTATGGGCCGGCAGTTATTCTTGATGCCACTGATTACGGCAACCCTCTGTGTCTGGAAGACCAGTTCACCGCCAAATTTGATGGTGAAATCGTGTTGTGTGATGCCGGTGAGATTGCCCGTGTAGAAAAAGGTCAAAACGTCGCCAAAAACGGTGGTGGTGCTCTAATTCTGACACGTCCAAATACCACCCCCGATGGCACAGGTTACTGGGAAGCAGATACTCACTATATTCCTGCCGTACATATCATGTACACCGACGCAGCCAAATTGCGCGAATGGCTGAGCACAGGCAAAGAACATATGGGCACGATTTCCGGTACCACTCCAGTTATCGCCAATGAATATGCTGATGTCCTGGCATATTTCAGCTCCAAAGGCTCAAATCCGTCCCTGAGCAGCATCATCAAGCCCAATATCACAGCGCCTGGTCGTGCTATTTTTGCTGCATACAACGAGGATTACAGCGACCTGGAACAGGATTACAACATCATCCAGGGCACCTCAATGTCGAGCCCGCACATTGCCGGTTCCGGAGCACTGATGAAAGCGTTGCATCCAGACTGGACCCCCATGCAGATCCAATCAGCCCTGATGACTACCGCCAACACCATGCACTATAAAGAAGATGGCGTCACCATCGCAGATCCATTTGACGTAGGTGCTGGTCGGGTAGACCTGGCAATTGCGGCACGTGCTGCACTGGTATTGGACGAAACCGCCAGCAATTTCCTGGAAGCCGACCCGTATATAAACGGAGATCCGGCAACATTGAACCTGGCCTCTTTAGGACAGGGTTCTTGTGTCGTCAACTGCAGCTGGACACGCACCGTGACCAACGTCAGTCATAAAACCACTCGCTGGAAAGCCACGCTTAAAGATGGCGTCACAGTCACTCCGTCTTCTTTCTCCCTGAACCCAGGTGAAAGTATCGAACTGAGCTTCATGGTCGATGTATCCGATGTACCAGCTGGCGACTGGCAGTTTACCCAGGTTGGCATCAAATCACTGACCCACGGCATACCGGATGTACACTTCCCTCTGGCAGCCCTGTCTAGTTTAAGCAATCTGCCTGCTGCTGTTGAAATTACCACTGCCGTTGAAGCTGATGTGACATCTCTGGAAGGATTGAAAGCTGTGGAAATTACGGCGGCTGACATTAATGTTATTGGCTTGACGAAGTCAGAAGCAACCAGCGCAGCCCTGATATCAGACCCCACCAGCGGCAATCCGTTTGATGGTTATGAAACCGCCGAGGATGGCGCGTTTTTCTTCACAGTCGACATCCCCAACGGAGCCGCCCGCTTTGTTGCCGAGATTACCGCATCTGAATCAGGTGACATGGACTTGTTTGTGGGCCTTGGTGATACCCCAAGCCAGGCAACTATGATAGCCAGCAGTGCGACGGGCTACGCTCTTGAGTATATCAGTCTGTCTGAAGTGCCAGCCACAACGTTATGGGTACTGGTTCAAAACTGGGAAGCCGGGCACACCGATCCCTCTGCAGTGACAGTACACACTGCTGTCGTTGAAGACATGGATCAAGGCAATATGACAGTGACCATTCCAACGTCAGTACCTGCAGGTGAGGAATTTGCCGCTGACATCGCCTTCAACCTACCTGGCTCAGTAGCTGGTGATCGTTACTATGGTGCATTCTCAATCGGTACCGACAGCAGCACACCAGGAAATCTGGGAACCATTACGGTTGATCTGGTTCGGGAATAA
- a CDS encoding HlyU family transcriptional regulator, with amino-acid sequence MFGFLKKMMGGGVASAPSESMEYKGYTITACPIPEGGHNYRVCGVISKDGQEKKFIRSDLIPDPKMACDITMDKAMVIINQQGDKIFTLNNI; translated from the coding sequence ATGTTTGGTTTTTTGAAAAAAATGATGGGTGGAGGTGTTGCTTCTGCCCCTTCAGAGTCAATGGAATATAAAGGCTATACGATAACTGCCTGTCCCATTCCGGAAGGAGGACATAATTATCGGGTATGTGGTGTTATTAGTAAGGACGGACAGGAAAAGAAATTTATCCGCAGTGATTTGATTCCTGATCCTAAAATGGCCTGCGATATTACGATGGACAAAGCCATGGTAATTATCAATCAACAGGGCGACAAAATATTCACGCTAAACAATATTTAG
- the hemW gene encoding radical SAM family heme chaperone HemW has product MPGLKTLTELPPLSLYIHFPWCVRKCPYCDFNSHAVMDGLPEAEYIDALLANFRVYEKWLEGRELQSIFMGGGTPSLFSADSIARLLHSLSQWVHFSADCEITMEANPGTFEQLKFARFRQAGINRLSIGIQSFADIQLQHLGRIHSADEALKAVAMARSAGFDNLNIDLMHGLPGQTLELAMADLQQAIDLHPEHISWYQLTIEKNTEFFSRPPILPEDELLWSIQEQGQSLMAKHGYQQYEVSAYSLSDRQSRHNCNYWSFGDYIGIGAGAHGKLTSISKQGIFRTQETRLPKDYMAKIHTLVPGLKQVPPEELPFEFMMNILRLKEGGDISLLERRTGIPFARVEDIWRKLQYQGLVMSDRLATTDQGFLFLNRVLDNFLEVDAL; this is encoded by the coding sequence TTGCCAGGCTTAAAAACATTAACTGAACTTCCGCCGTTGTCTTTGTATATCCATTTTCCATGGTGTGTACGGAAATGTCCTTACTGTGATTTTAATTCACACGCAGTGATGGATGGGCTGCCGGAAGCAGAATATATTGATGCATTGCTGGCAAATTTCCGGGTCTACGAGAAATGGCTTGAAGGCAGGGAACTTCAGTCAATCTTCATGGGTGGGGGAACGCCCAGTCTTTTCTCCGCGGATTCTATCGCCAGATTGTTGCATTCATTAAGTCAGTGGGTCCATTTTAGTGCAGATTGTGAGATTACCATGGAAGCGAATCCGGGTACTTTTGAGCAACTCAAATTTGCCCGGTTTCGACAGGCCGGCATCAATCGGCTGTCGATAGGTATACAAAGTTTTGCCGATATACAGTTGCAGCATTTGGGGCGAATTCACTCTGCGGATGAGGCTCTCAAAGCAGTGGCGATGGCACGGTCAGCCGGTTTTGACAACCTTAATATCGACCTGATGCATGGACTGCCCGGACAGACTCTGGAGCTGGCCATGGCGGATTTGCAGCAGGCCATTGACTTGCATCCGGAGCATATCAGTTGGTACCAGCTAACCATTGAAAAAAACACGGAGTTTTTCAGTCGACCGCCCATATTGCCTGAAGATGAACTATTGTGGAGCATTCAAGAACAAGGACAGAGCTTGATGGCTAAACATGGTTACCAGCAATATGAAGTTTCGGCATACAGCCTGTCTGATCGTCAATCCAGGCATAACTGTAACTATTGGTCGTTTGGTGATTACATAGGTATTGGCGCCGGAGCACACGGGAAGCTCACATCTATATCAAAACAGGGGATATTTCGGACTCAGGAAACCCGTTTGCCTAAGGACTATATGGCAAAAATTCATACATTGGTGCCGGGATTAAAACAGGTTCCCCCGGAAGAACTGCCATTTGAATTTATGATGAATATTCTGCGCCTGAAAGAAGGTGGTGATATATCACTTCTGGAGCGCAGAACGGGTATTCCTTTTGCGCGGGTCGAAGATATTTGGCGTAAATTGCAATATCAGGGGCTGGTAATGTCGGATCGATTGGCGACCACAGATCAGGGATTTCTATTCTTAAACCGTGTACTGGATAACTTTCTGGAGGTCGATGCTTTATGA
- the ruvX gene encoding Holliday junction resolvase RuvX: MADLKAEQTYLGFDYGTSWIGVAYGQRVTNTAKALKVLRARDGIPNWDEIAELIQQWRPDALIIGNPLNMDGSVSELSQRANKFKNRLHGRFGLPAYSFDERLSSYEAKGMLLENNRGNHDFRSQQVDALAAQIILQGWLDQHSS; encoded by the coding sequence ATGGCTGATCTCAAAGCAGAACAGACCTACCTGGGCTTTGATTACGGAACGTCATGGATAGGCGTTGCCTATGGGCAACGTGTCACCAACACCGCCAAAGCCCTGAAAGTACTTCGCGCCAGAGACGGCATCCCGAACTGGGATGAAATTGCAGAACTGATACAGCAGTGGCGTCCCGATGCTCTGATTATCGGCAACCCCCTCAACATGGATGGTTCTGTCAGCGAACTCAGCCAAAGAGCCAACAAATTCAAAAATCGACTCCATGGACGTTTTGGTTTGCCGGCTTACAGTTTTGATGAACGTCTCAGCAGCTATGAAGCCAAAGGGATGTTACTGGAAAATAACAGAGGCAATCATGACTTTCGCAGCCAACAGGTCGATGCTCTGGCTGCCCAGATTATTTTACAGGGATGGCTGGATCAGCACTCCTCATAA